The Chthonomonas sp. genome segment AGCTGCTCGCCGGAGAGCCCCCGGGCGACATCGTGGTCGGGACGCGAATTGGGCTTGCGCCGGGCAAGGGCGACGACTACCTGTGGCGATTTTGGGATCGCGCTGAGCAGGAGTACGTGTCGAGGCCGCTCACTTTTTCATGAACGGTCGCTCAAACAGCCAGTAGAACCCGAAGCACGTCGCGAGGATGATCGGCAGGCAAATCGCGAACAAGCCCTGGTACTCCGCAGCAAGGGGCTGCGAGCCTACCCGCGTGAGGTGCGCGTAAACCTGAAGTACAGGATGGTGCATGAGATAGAGCGAGTAGCTGAATACGCCCAACCCCACGAGCGGTCGCCAGGCGAGTCCCCACACCTCGCGCCGGGCCGCGCATCCGGCCCAAAGCAGGGCCGCGACGCCCGCGCCAAACACCAGGTTCGGGCCGATTTGCGACTTGGTGAGGCTACACCACCACGCCCCAGCCACCAACCCGATGAGAGCGGCCAAGCCGAACATCAGGGGCGAGCCCGGTCGAGGGCCGAACGCGCCCCGAGCCGCCATCATGCCGACGATAAACAGCGTGGCGTACCACGGGTACAGCTTGATGAGCTCGGGCCACACGAAGATGCTCACCGAAGCGAGGATCGCCACCAGCACCACGGCCCAGGCTTGTCGCCGCGCGAGCAACCACGCGAAAACCGGCACCGTAAAGTACAGCTGGAACTCGATGCCGATGCTCCACAGTACGCCGTTGATTTTATACATCCACTCCGGCGCGAGGTTGTGCACCAAAAACACGTGGCTCCAGATCGCGCCGCCGGTGACCGGAACATATTGGTTCCACGGCAACCCGGTGTGACGCGACGTGACCAGCCAGCAAACCAGCAAAGAGAGCGCGAGGCACGCGTAGTAGGGCGGCAAGATGCGCCGCATGCGCGCCAGGAAAAAACGCTTCGGCTCGGGGCAGGTTCCGCCAGCGGGATCTCGCCGGTACAGGCTCATCTGCATGCAGAATCCCGAGATGACAATGAACGCAGCGACCGCCATGTGGCCGTAGGCAAAGGGGGCCATGAATGCCTGCCACCAGGTCCCGTCGGCGCGCTTGCCGAGCGGGTCGGCCATGGTGCCAAAGTGGCCGATCACCACGTAGAGGGCGGCGAGTCCGCGCATTCCTTCGATGAATGCAAACCGGGTTCGCGTAGTGGGTGATCGTTCCATGAATTGGCCCATCGCCAAGATACCAGCCTCGGTGTGCCACAATCCGGACATATGGCTCGCTTCGAGATATCTAAGGACTACCTGGTCCGAATCCTCACCGACTTGCTGAACACCCCCAGCCCCACCGGATTTACGGAGTGGGCGGTCAGCTTAGTTGAGCTTGAGTTGAACTCGATGGGCATTGAGAATTTCCAAACGCGCAAAGGCGCGCTGGTGGCCTTTATGCAAGGCTTTGAGAGCACCGCGCCACGCGCCCTCACCGCGCACGTTGATACGCTCGGCGCGATGGTGAAGGAGATCAAGAGCAACGGTCGGCTGAAGCTGACCGCGCTCAACGGCGTCGAGTGGAACTCGGTGGAAAGCGAAGGCGTGCTCATTCACACGCGCGGCGGCAGCAGCTTCTCGGGTTCGATCGTGCTGGAAAACGGCGCCCTCCACGTGAATAAAGAGGTGCCCAAGGCTCCGCGCAACGCCGAAACCCTGGAAGTGCGCATTGACGAGCGCACCGCGACGGCTGAGGAAACTCGCTTGCTGGGCATCGAGGTGGGCGATTTTGTGACCTTCGAGCCGCGAGTGGAAGTCACTCCCTCCGGCTACATTCGATCGCGA includes the following:
- a CDS encoding acyltransferase gives rise to the protein MSGLWHTEAGILAMGQFMERSPTTRTRFAFIEGMRGLAALYVVIGHFGTMADPLGKRADGTWWQAFMAPFAYGHMAVAAFIVISGFCMQMSLYRRDPAGGTCPEPKRFFLARMRRILPPYYACLALSLLVCWLVTSRHTGLPWNQYVPVTGGAIWSHVFLVHNLAPEWMYKINGVLWSIGIEFQLYFTVPVFAWLLARRQAWAVVLVAILASVSIFVWPELIKLYPWYATLFIVGMMAARGAFGPRPGSPLMFGLAALIGLVAGAWWCSLTKSQIGPNLVFGAGVAALLWAGCAARREVWGLAWRPLVGLGVFSYSLYLMHHPVLQVYAHLTRVGSQPLAAEYQGLFAICLPIILATCFGFYWLFERPFMKK
- a CDS encoding M42 family metallopeptidase, which translates into the protein MARFEISKDYLVRILTDLLNTPSPTGFTEWAVSLVELELNSMGIENFQTRKGALVAFMQGFESTAPRALTAHVDTLGAMVKEIKSNGRLKLTALNGVEWNSVESEGVLIHTRGGSSFSGSIVLENGALHVNKEVPKAPRNAETLEVRIDERTATAEETRLLGIEVGDFVTFEPRVEVTPSGYIRSRFLDDKACVACILAALKSLTDAGITPLQRTHILFSNYEEVGHGGIAGLPEDLAEYVVLDMACVGNGQTGDEYHCSLCTKDSSGPYSRELGDKLSDLAERAGIDLKRDIYPYYGSDGSAYWRAGGQAQVALIGPGVDSSHCYERTHMEALVSTAELVAEYLIS